In Fusarium poae strain DAOMC 252244 chromosome Unknown contig_1, whole genome shotgun sequence, the following are encoded in one genomic region:
- a CDS encoding uncharacterized protein (TransMembrane:1 (i132-153o)) → MRVASKRCRLSKADAAFVWRQFIDLGRSNCKKSKRYRCRHCQKEFAATSVGRPKEHLATCDKWQAKQRQERQARDNAGYLPSYSEAVQKKITEVGVQHISQDESRSFAYDAAAAVIAGGRPFRLKASASSRAVVGVISSLALSLAGSLLAVPLSREFSPSSIRKSMTRFSNASLRVITPEPKCLSSLLDSYGR, encoded by the coding sequence ATGAGGGTAGCGTCAAAAAGGTGCCGCCTATCCAAAGCTGACGCGGCCTTCGTTTGGCGACAGTTTATCGACCTTGGCCGGTCTAACTGCAAGAAAAGCAAGCGATACAGGTGCCGTCACTGCCAGAAGGAGTTTGCAGCGACCTCTGTTGGGAGGCCGAAAGAGCACCTCGCTACGTGTGACAAATGGCAAGCTaagcagcgacaagagcgtcAAGCTCGAGATAACGCCGGCTATCTTCCCTCATATTCTGAAGCTGTACAAAAGAAGATAACGGAGGTCGGAGTTCAGCATATCTCTCAGGACGAGAGCCGCAGTTTCGCCTATGATGCCGCCGCCGCTGTAATCGCCGGTGGTCGCCCCTTCAGGCTGAAGGCTTCAGCCTCTTCGAGAGCCGTCGTTGGCGTTATTTCTTCACTCGCATTAAGCCTGGCTGGAAGCCTCCTAGCCGTGCCGTTATCACGAGAATTCTCCCCGAGTTCTATCAGGAAATCCATGACGAGGTTTTCAAACGCATCACTACGCGTTATAACACCTGAACCCAAATGTCTCTCCTCTTTACTCGATTCATACGGTCGGTAA